TGCCATCTTAGAACTGGGTCGTCTCCGTGTAGCGGCCGAAGACCTCGACCATCGCGTCGACGATCTCGCCTTCGGTACAAACTGCGCGCACGCAGTCGATCAGATAGGGCATCACGTTGGCCTCGCCGCGGCACGCGCGCTTGAGCGCCGCCAGTGACGCGGCTGCCGCTGCGCCGTCGCGGTTGGCGCGCACGTCTTGCACCGAGCGCGCCTGTCCCTCCTCGATGTCGCGGCCGATCTTGAGCAGGTCCATGTCCTGCGCTTCCGCCGGCCGCTCGAAGGCGTTGACGCCGACGATGACGCGGTCGCCCGACTCGATCGAGCGCTGGTAGCGATACGAGGCGTCGGCGATCTCGCGCTGCGGGTAGCCGGCCTCGACCGCCGGGACCATCCCGCCGAACTCCGCGATCCGCTCGAAGTACTCGAGCACCTGGCGCTCCATCTCGGCGGTCAGCGCTTCGACGTAGTACGAACCGCCCAGCGGGTCGACGACGTTGGTGACGTTCGTCTCGTACGCCAGCACCTGCTGGGTGCGCAGCGCGATCTCGACCGACTTCTCGGTGGGCAGCGCGAGGACTTCGTCCATCGAGTTGGTGTGCAGCGACTGCGTGCCGCCCAGCGCGGCCGCCATCGCCTCGAAGGCGACGCGCACGATGTTATTCTCGGGCTGCTGCGCGGTCGCGCTGCAGCCGGCGGTCTGGGTGTGGAAGCGCAGCTGCCACGAGCGCGGGTCCTTCGCGCCGTAGACGTCGCGCATGCGCCGCGCGTAGATGCGCCGCGCCGCGCGGAACTTCGCGATCTCTTCGAAGAAGTCGATGTGGCTGTTGAAGAAGAACGAGAGCCGCGGCGCGAACGCGTCGACGTCCATCCCGCGCGCCATCGCCGCCTCGACGTACGCGAACCCGTCGGCCAGCGTGAAGGCCAGCTCTTGGGCCGCCGTCGAGCCCGCCTCGCGAATGTGGTAGCCGCTGACCGAGATGGTGTTCCACTTGGGCATCTCGCGCGTGCAGAACTCCATCATGTCGACGATGATGCGCACGTGCGGCCGCGGCGGAAAGATCCATTCCTTCTGCGCGATGTACTCTTTGAGGATGTCGGCCTGCAGGGTGCCGCCCAGCGCCGCGCGCGGGATACCCTTGTTCTCGGCGGTGACGATGTACTGCGCGAAGGCGATGGCGGCCGGACCGTTGATCGTCATCGAGGTCGTGATCGCGCCCAGGTCGATCCCGTCGAAGAGCGTCTCCATGTCGCGGATCGAGTCGATCGCGACGCCGCACTTGCCGACCTCGCCCAGCGCCTTGGGGCTGTCGGAGTCGTAACCCATCAGGGTCGGCATGTCGAACGCGACCGAGAGCCCCATCTGCCCCTGCGCGAGCAGGAAGTGGTAGCGCTCGTTGGTCTGCTTGGCGTTGCCGAAGCCGGCGAACTGACGCATCGTCCACAGCCGCGAACGGTACATGGTCGGATGGATGCCGCGCGTGTACGGGAACTCGCCGGGGACGCCCAGGTCGCGCGCCAGATCGAGGTCGGCGACGTCTTGCGGACCGTAGAGCGTCTTGAGCGGGACGTCCGAGATCGTCCGGTCGACCGCGCCCGAGCCCTTCTCGGTACGGGGCGGCGTGCGCGCCGCTTTGGCCTCCCAGCCCTCGACTTGTGCACGGTACTCCGGCGTCGGATCGGGCCCGAGGCCGGACGCGCGGTCAATCATCTTGGCCACCCTTTGGTCTTCCCTCAGAGGCCGCCGCGCACCCGTGCCTTGGTCGCCGCCGTGTGCACGGCGGAGCGCAGCTCGGCCGGCAGCGCCGGCGCGCGCAGCGAGACGTCCCAACGGTCTCCTGCCTCCTCGCCCGGCCCGACCAGCGCGACCAAACCGATCCGATCGCCGGCGGCGGCCAAGGTGGCCCCGATCCCCTGCGGTGCGCGCCCGAGCGGTACCACGGCGACGTCGGCGGCGTCCAGCTGCGCCGCCGCGTCGCCGGCCGAGCGGGCCGTCAGGACCGTGAATCCCAAGCGGACGAGCCGCCCGGCCAGTTCGGCCGGGTTCTCGTCGACGACCAGCACCGTGCGCTGCCCCGGCGCTTCGCGCGGGTCGTCGGCCAACGTCATCCGCAGCCAGCCCGCCTCGGCCACGCCCAGGCCGCCGGCGTGCCGCTGCGCGACGCGCCGCGCCAAGTGGACCGCCAGCGACCCGGCCGGGATCGGGATCGTCAACGCGCGCGGATCGCCCGAGAACACGATGGCCAGGCCGGTCGTGCCCGGCTCGGTGCGCGCATAGAGCCGCATCCCGGCCTCGCGGGCGCGTTCGTTCAGGCGCGTGAGCGCCAGCTCGAGCAGCAGCGCGTCGCCGACGACGCGCGCGGGGCCCCGGCTCTCGACCGGGATCGCGATGCGCCGCAGCAGCGCCGCGACGTCCAGCGCCGTCCACTGGGGCTCGGCGGCGCGGCGCTCGATCTTCCCCAACAGCTCGATGTCGTCGGCCAAGCCGCCGATGTGCTGGCCGCTGGCGCGCATGAGCGCCAGCGCTTCGCGCGCCTCGAGCGGGAAGCGGTCGTCCTCCTCCAACAGCCGGGCGAAGCCGACGATGCTGGTCACGGGACCGCGCAGCTCGCGCGCCAACCGCGCCACCAGCTCGGCCTCGGCGTGACGCGCCTCGAGGACCTCGACGCGATGCCGTTCCTGCTCGTCCTCGTCGACGCGCCGCAGCAGCTGCTTGCGCCGCTCCAGCTCGCCGACCGCGAGCTGCGCGATGCGGGGCAGCTGCGCGCGCTGCTCGGCCGTCAGCGACCGCGGCCGCACGTCGAACACGCTGAGCACGCCGATGCGTTCGCGTTCGGGCGTCACCAACGCGACGCCGGCATAGAAACGAAAGCGGTGCTCGCGCACCAACGGATTGGCCGCCAGCTCCGGCTCCGCGTCCAGGTCGGCGATCTCGAGCACGTCCTCGCTGCGGATCACGCGCTCGGCGAAGGCCACCGCGCGCGCGACGGCCGGCGGGCGTGCGATCCCGAAGGTCGCTTTGACGTCGGCGCGGTCGGCGTCGAGGAACGCCAGCACGGCGACCGGCGCGGCGCAACGGCTCGCCGCCAGCTCGGCCAGCATGTCGTAGACGAACTCGGCCTCGGTGTCGAGGATACGATACGCTTGGAGCGCGCGCAGACGCCGCTCTTCAGAGCCCGCGGACACGGTCGGTACCGCTTTCGTTCGTCAATTGCACACGACTTGCTCGCCCAGCGTGTTCCAGTTCCGCACCCGGTCGTTGCGATCGAAGAAGATCACGATGCGCGTGGCGCGCTCCGAGCACGAGGTGCGCGCTTGCGCGAACTCGACCGAGGCCACGCCGTCGGTGGCGTTGACCAACCGGTGCCCGACTCGCGCGGCCAGCGCGGCCACCTCGGCGCGCGACGCGCCGGTGCGCAAGGAATGCACGAACACGATCTGCTCGATGCGGTCGGGCACCGCGAACACGAAGAAGAACGCGATCGCCACGACCACCACGGCACCCAGCGCGACGTACTGCGCGATGCGCAAGCGGCGCGCGCGTTCGGCGGCCGTGCGCGGCCCGCGCAGAAAGCGCACGCTCAGAGCCCTTTGACGGTCGCGCGCACGACGTTGGCGGTGCGCACGTTCCCGGTCGCGTGGACGCCGTCGTGGATGCCGAAGCTCGCGACGACGGTCTCGGCGGCGGCGTAGGGGTCGAGCGCGTCGTCAAGCCCGACGATCGCGCCCTCGACGCGTTCTTCGAGCGTGCCCATCGCCAACTGGCGCACGCGATGGGCGAACGCGTCGCGCCGCTTGGCGCGCAGCTGGCCGCTCTCGCGCAGCCACGCGTCGTGCGCGAGGATCGCGTTCCAAAGCGCGTCGATCCCCTTGCCGGTCAGCGCCTGCGTGCTCACCAGGGCCGGCACCCACCCGGCATAGTCGAGCATCTCCATCATCGAGCGGATCTCGCGCTGCAGCTGCAGCGCCATCGGGTGATCGCTCTTGTTGACCACGAACACGTCGGCGATCTCGAGCACGCCGGCCTTGAGGACTTGGACCGAATCGCCGCTGCCGGGCTGCAGCGCGACGACGGTCGTGTCGGCGATCTCGGCGATCTCGATCTCCGACTGTCCGACTCCCACCGTCTCGATGAGCACGACGTCCAAGCCGAACGCGTCCATCAGCGAGGCCGCGTCGGCGGTCGCGCCGGCGACGCCGCCCAGGTGGCCGCGCGAGGCCATCGAGCGAATGAACACGCCGGGATCGACGAAGTGCTCGGCCAGCCGGATGCGGTCACCCAGCAACGCGCCGTGCGAGAACGGCGAGCTGGGATCGACCGAGATGACGCCGACGGTCTTCCCGAGCGCGCGCAGGTGGGTGACCAGCGCGCCGCTGATCGTCGACTTGCCGACCCCGGGCGGTCCGGTGAGTCCGACCGTCAGCGCTCTGCCGGTGAGCGGGTAGAGCGCCCGGATCAGCTCCGCTCCCCGGCCGGCCTCGCAGCGCGAGATCGCTCGCGCGAGCGCGCGCGGCTCACCTGCGCGAAAGGCCTCCAGGAGATCCGTCATCGCGCCTTCGCGTTCACGGACGCGCGGCGCCATCCTTCGCTCGGCGTGCGGACCGCAGCGCAGCGAGGACCGCGATGGCTTCGCCGGAGGCGAAGCCGCCTATGCGGCGTCGGTGGACGAGTCGTCGACGACCGCTTCGACCGCGGCGGCCAGCTCGTCGACCGCGTGCTCGAGGTTGTTGAACTTCGCGGCAACCTTGCGTTGGTCGATCCGCCCGGTCAGCGGTTCGGTGACGTCCTGTACGAAGGTGCGACGGTCGACGCGCCGACGAACGCCTTCGAGCAGCTCCTTCGTTCTTCGTTCATCCATTGTGAAGAGGATGGTACCCGCGCAGCCCAAGCAGACAAACGCCCAAAGGTCACCTCCGCCCCAGGAGTGACGGGCACGACGCGCAGCGTACGAAGCTCCGTGACCTCCACCGGCTACGTTCGC
The window above is part of the Candidatus Sulfotelmatobacter sp. genome. Proteins encoded here:
- a CDS encoding methylmalonyl-CoA mutase family protein, coding for MIDRASGLGPDPTPEYRAQVEGWEAKAARTPPRTEKGSGAVDRTISDVPLKTLYGPQDVADLDLARDLGVPGEFPYTRGIHPTMYRSRLWTMRQFAGFGNAKQTNERYHFLLAQGQMGLSVAFDMPTLMGYDSDSPKALGEVGKCGVAIDSIRDMETLFDGIDLGAITTSMTINGPAAIAFAQYIVTAENKGIPRAALGGTLQADILKEYIAQKEWIFPPRPHVRIIVDMMEFCTREMPKWNTISVSGYHIREAGSTAAQELAFTLADGFAYVEAAMARGMDVDAFAPRLSFFFNSHIDFFEEIAKFRAARRIYARRMRDVYGAKDPRSWQLRFHTQTAGCSATAQQPENNIVRVAFEAMAAALGGTQSLHTNSMDEVLALPTEKSVEIALRTQQVLAYETNVTNVVDPLGGSYYVEALTAEMERQVLEYFERIAEFGGMVPAVEAGYPQREIADASYRYQRSIESGDRVIVGVNAFERPAEAQDMDLLKIGRDIEEGQARSVQDVRANRDGAAAAASLAALKRACRGEANVMPYLIDCVRAVCTEGEIVDAMVEVFGRYTETTQF
- a CDS encoding histidine kinase dimerization/phospho-acceptor domain-containing protein, giving the protein MSAGSEERRLRALQAYRILDTEAEFVYDMLAELAASRCAAPVAVLAFLDADRADVKATFGIARPPAVARAVAFAERVIRSEDVLEIADLDAEPELAANPLVREHRFRFYAGVALVTPERERIGVLSVFDVRPRSLTAEQRAQLPRIAQLAVGELERRKQLLRRVDEDEQERHRVEVLEARHAEAELVARLARELRGPVTSIVGFARLLEEDDRFPLEAREALALMRASGQHIGGLADDIELLGKIERRAAEPQWTALDVAALLRRIAIPVESRGPARVVGDALLLELALTRLNERAREAGMRLYARTEPGTTGLAIVFSGDPRALTIPIPAGSLAVHLARRVAQRHAGGLGVAEAGWLRMTLADDPREAPGQRTVLVVDENPAELAGRLVRLGFTVLTARSAGDAAAQLDAADVAVVPLGRAPQGIGATLAAAGDRIGLVALVGPGEEAGDRWDVSLRAPALPAELRSAVHTAATKARVRGGL
- the meaB gene encoding methylmalonyl Co-A mutase-associated GTPase MeaB, translated to MTDLLEAFRAGEPRALARAISRCEAGRGAELIRALYPLTGRALTVGLTGPPGVGKSTISGALVTHLRALGKTVGVISVDPSSPFSHGALLGDRIRLAEHFVDPGVFIRSMASRGHLGGVAGATADAASLMDAFGLDVVLIETVGVGQSEIEIAEIADTTVVALQPGSGDSVQVLKAGVLEIADVFVVNKSDHPMALQLQREIRSMMEMLDYAGWVPALVSTQALTGKGIDALWNAILAHDAWLRESGQLRAKRRDAFAHRVRQLAMGTLEERVEGAIVGLDDALDPYAAAETVVASFGIHDGVHATGNVRTANVVRATVKGL